The Streptomyces sp. HUAS CB01 genome has a segment encoding these proteins:
- a CDS encoding pyridoxal phosphate-dependent aminotransferase, with protein sequence MQVIQSTKLANVCYEIRGPVLEEAMRLEAAGHRILKLNTGNPAAFGFECPPAILEDILRNVADAHGYGDAKGLLSARRAIMSQYETKGIPLSVEDIYLGNGVSELIQMSMQALLDDGDEVLVPAPDYPLWTAAVSLSGGTAVHYRCDEQSDWMPDLADIERKITDRTKAIVIINPNNPTGAVYDDAMLRQLTDIARRHRLVVCSDEIYDKILYDGATHTPTAAVAPDLMVLTFNGMSKNYRVAGYRSGWLAVCGPKAHAASYIEGLTILANMRLCANMPAQHAVAAALQGRQSIEDLVLPGGRLLEQRDAAYDLLTQIPGVTCVKPKGALYLFPRLDPQVYKIKDDRQMVLDLLRAEKIMVVHGTGFNWHEPDHFRIVTLPNATDLADAVTRIGNFLDGYSQP encoded by the coding sequence ATGCAGGTGATCCAGTCGACCAAGCTCGCCAACGTCTGTTACGAGATCCGCGGACCGGTGCTCGAGGAGGCGATGCGACTGGAGGCCGCAGGGCACCGCATCCTCAAGCTGAACACCGGGAACCCGGCCGCCTTCGGGTTCGAGTGCCCGCCGGCGATCCTCGAGGACATACTGCGGAACGTGGCGGACGCCCACGGCTACGGCGACGCGAAGGGCCTGCTGAGCGCGCGCCGCGCGATCATGAGCCAGTACGAGACCAAGGGCATTCCGCTCTCGGTCGAGGACATCTACCTCGGCAACGGCGTCTCCGAGCTGATCCAGATGTCGATGCAGGCGCTGCTCGACGACGGCGACGAGGTCCTGGTCCCGGCGCCGGACTACCCGCTCTGGACGGCGGCCGTGTCGCTCTCCGGCGGGACGGCCGTGCACTACCGGTGCGACGAGCAGTCCGACTGGATGCCGGACCTCGCGGACATCGAGCGGAAGATCACCGATCGCACCAAGGCGATCGTGATCATCAACCCGAACAACCCCACCGGCGCGGTCTACGACGACGCGATGCTGCGGCAGCTCACGGACATCGCCCGCCGGCACCGGCTGGTGGTGTGCTCGGACGAGATCTACGACAAGATCCTCTACGACGGCGCAACGCACACCCCGACGGCCGCGGTCGCACCGGACCTGATGGTCCTCACCTTCAACGGCATGTCGAAGAACTACCGGGTCGCGGGCTACCGCAGCGGCTGGCTCGCCGTCTGCGGTCCCAAGGCGCACGCGGCCTCGTACATCGAGGGCCTGACGATCCTGGCGAACATGCGGCTGTGCGCCAACATGCCCGCCCAGCACGCGGTGGCCGCCGCACTCCAGGGCCGGCAGTCCATCGAGGACCTGGTACTTCCCGGCGGCCGACTGCTGGAGCAGCGCGACGCGGCGTACGACCTGCTGACGCAGATCCCCGGCGTGACGTGCGTGAAGCCCAAGGGCGCCCTCTACCTCTTCCCCCGTCTGGACCCGCAGGTCTACAAGATCAAGGACGACCGGCAGATGGTGCTGGACCTGCTGCGGGCCGAGAAGATCATGGTCGTCCACGGGACGGGCTTCAACTGGCACGAGCCGGACCACTTCCGGATCGTCACCCTGCCGAACGCGACGGACCTGGCGGACGCCGTCACCCGGATCGGGAACTTCCTGGACGGCTACAGCCAGCCCTGA
- a CDS encoding bifunctional polysaccharide deacetylase/glycosyltransferase family 2 protein, producing MTRHAARRDPRAHWVLLSLTLAALATALIFSGYGRHEIAPTAAPPGRCTATADTAFSGGPVLRKDPESSGVVAARMPAGTVALTYDGGPDPAWTPALLDVLARGGAKATFFLTGTQAAAHPDLVRRIKDDGHEIGSHTYTDANLAALSGPRTRLELALTQNVLAGTAGIGTHLLRLPHTAGPATLCGAMGAAAYRALDDGYVVITADPPGRTSGQGAVRTLTGSPAAVGETERLLAAGGGGEVRFTTIGRGLGLTGTTYDVSTAAEWRGAAVVRAQQGSRAFADAMTWFLVAAGVITAARLVMLFTVARVHVKRVRARRPRRSRRRGGPLVPPVTDPVSVIVPAYNEEAGIEATVRSLLASSHGAVQVIVVDDGSTDRTFQIADSIEDRRVMVIRQPNAGKAAALNAGLAWAHFDIIVMIDGDTVFEPDAIGNLIQPLADPRVGAVSGNTKVGNRQGVLGRWQHLEYVIGFNLDRRMFDVLECMPTVPGAIGAFRREALLGVGGVSDDTLAEDTDLTMALCRAGWRVVYEESAVAWTEAPATVRQLWKQRYRWCYGTLQAMWKHRGAVVGRGAAGKLGRRGLLYLLLFQTVLPLLAPLVDVFALYGLLFQGAGQAAAVWLVFTAVQVLSAMYALRLDRERFEPLWSLPLQIFVYRQLMYLVVVQSVVTALMGNRLRWQRMDRTGSATDELSDRRTTAV from the coding sequence GTGACCCGGCACGCCGCGCGCCGCGACCCGCGCGCCCACTGGGTGCTGCTGAGCCTCACCCTGGCAGCGCTGGCCACGGCTCTGATCTTCAGCGGCTACGGGCGACACGAGATAGCCCCGACCGCCGCCCCGCCGGGCCGATGCACGGCCACGGCGGACACCGCGTTCTCGGGCGGGCCGGTGCTGAGGAAGGATCCGGAGTCCAGCGGTGTGGTCGCGGCCCGGATGCCCGCCGGCACCGTCGCACTCACCTATGACGGCGGCCCCGACCCCGCCTGGACGCCCGCCCTGCTCGACGTGCTGGCGCGGGGCGGCGCGAAGGCGACGTTCTTTCTCACCGGGACCCAGGCCGCCGCCCACCCCGACCTGGTGCGCAGGATCAAGGACGACGGTCACGAGATCGGATCCCACACCTATACGGACGCCAATCTCGCCGCGCTTTCCGGGCCCCGCACCCGGCTCGAACTCGCCCTCACGCAGAACGTCCTCGCCGGGACGGCGGGCATCGGTACCCACCTCCTGCGGCTGCCGCACACCGCCGGGCCCGCCACGCTCTGCGGAGCCATGGGCGCGGCGGCGTACCGCGCCCTCGACGACGGCTATGTCGTGATCACCGCCGACCCCCCGGGACGGACCTCCGGTCAGGGGGCCGTGCGCACGCTCACCGGCTCACCGGCGGCCGTCGGGGAGACCGAGCGGCTGCTGGCCGCCGGCGGCGGCGGCGAGGTCCGGTTCACCACCATCGGCCGCGGGCTCGGGCTGACGGGCACCACTTACGATGTGTCCACCGCGGCGGAGTGGAGGGGGGCCGCGGTTGTCCGTGCCCAGCAGGGGTCCCGGGCTTTCGCCGACGCCATGACCTGGTTCCTGGTCGCCGCCGGTGTGATCACCGCCGCTCGCCTCGTGATGCTCTTCACCGTGGCGCGGGTCCATGTGAAGCGCGTCCGCGCCAGGCGTCCACGCCGCTCCCGCCGTCGCGGCGGGCCCCTGGTGCCCCCCGTCACCGATCCGGTCTCGGTGATCGTTCCGGCGTACAACGAGGAGGCGGGCATCGAGGCGACCGTGCGTTCGCTGCTCGCGTCCTCCCACGGTGCCGTCCAGGTCATCGTCGTCGACGACGGCTCGACCGACCGGACCTTCCAGATCGCCGACTCCATCGAGGACCGCCGTGTGATGGTGATCCGCCAGCCGAACGCGGGCAAGGCCGCCGCGCTCAACGCGGGTCTGGCCTGGGCCCACTTCGACATCATCGTGATGATCGACGGCGACACCGTCTTCGAGCCCGACGCGATCGGCAACCTGATCCAACCGCTCGCGGATCCGCGAGTGGGCGCCGTGAGCGGCAACACCAAGGTCGGCAACCGGCAGGGGGTCCTCGGCCGCTGGCAGCACCTCGAATACGTCATCGGCTTCAATCTCGACCGCCGTATGTTCGATGTCCTGGAGTGCATGCCGACCGTCCCCGGGGCGATCGGCGCGTTCCGCCGTGAGGCGCTGCTGGGCGTGGGGGGCGTCAGCGACGACACCCTCGCAGAGGACACCGACCTCACCATGGCCCTGTGCCGGGCGGGCTGGCGCGTCGTCTACGAGGAGTCCGCGGTTGCCTGGACGGAGGCCCCGGCGACGGTTCGCCAACTCTGGAAGCAGCGTTACCGCTGGTGCTACGGCACTCTCCAGGCCATGTGGAAGCACCGGGGTGCCGTGGTCGGGCGCGGAGCCGCCGGAAAACTGGGCCGCCGCGGCCTCCTGTACCTCCTGCTCTTCCAGACGGTCCTGCCCTTGCTCGCCCCGCTCGTGGACGTGTTCGCCCTGTACGGTCTGCTGTTCCAGGGAGCCGGGCAGGCGGCGGCCGTCTGGCTCGTGTTCACCGCGGTTCAGGTGCTCAGTGCGATGTACGCGCTGAGGCTGGACCGCGAGCGGTTCGAGCCCCTGTGGAGCCTGCCGCTCCAGATCTTCGTCTACCGCCAGCTGATGTACCTGGTGGTCGTCCAGTCGGTGGTCACGGCCCTCATGGGCAATCGGCTCCGGTGGCAGCGGATGGACCGGACCGGCTCGGCGACGGACGAGCTGTCGGACCGCCGCACCACGGCGGTCTGA
- a CDS encoding alpha-ketoglutarate-dependent dioxygenase AlkB, protein MSGVHLQGSLFDQTDEIRLGPLTDVRRTVLGQGAWLDVLPGWLSGADALFQELVDGVPWRAERRRMYEREVDVPRLLAYYREGEALPHPVLAEARDALGAHYAAELGEPFVTAGLCYYRDGHDSVAWHGDRIGRGSREDTMVAILSVGTPRDLALRPRNGHGPTVRRALGHGDLVVMGGSCQRTWEHAVPKTSRAVGARISVQFRPRGVN, encoded by the coding sequence ATGTCAGGAGTCCATCTCCAGGGTTCGCTCTTCGACCAGACCGACGAGATCCGCCTCGGCCCGCTGACGGACGTCCGCCGCACGGTGCTCGGCCAGGGGGCCTGGCTCGATGTCCTGCCCGGCTGGCTGAGCGGCGCCGACGCGCTGTTCCAGGAGCTGGTGGACGGCGTCCCCTGGCGCGCGGAGCGGCGCCGGATGTACGAGCGCGAGGTGGACGTGCCCCGGCTGCTCGCGTACTACCGCGAGGGCGAGGCACTGCCCCACCCCGTCCTGGCCGAGGCCCGCGACGCGCTCGGCGCGCACTACGCCGCCGAACTCGGCGAGCCGTTCGTGACGGCCGGACTCTGCTACTACCGCGACGGCCACGACAGCGTCGCCTGGCACGGCGACCGCATCGGCCGGGGCTCCCGTGAGGACACGATGGTCGCCATCCTCTCCGTCGGCACACCGCGCGACCTGGCGCTCCGGCCCAGGAACGGCCACGGCCCCACGGTCCGCAGGGCCCTCGGCCACGGCGACCTCGTGGTCATGGGCGGCTCCTGCCAGCGGACGTGGGAGCACGCCGTGCCCAAGACCAGCCGGGCGGTGGGCGCAAGGATCAGCGTCCAGTTCCGGCCGCGCGGGGTGAACTGA
- a CDS encoding cytochrome P450: MTTSARVPGPAGLPLLGSMFDLKRDSLGTYLAARRAHGDVVRFTAGPPGLRMELYAVFSAEGAQQVLATGSANFRKDNAFYEEVRESFGNGLLTSQDDDYLRQRRLVQPLFTRRRVDGYAAAVTDETAGLLARWATAPDSTVDVVDEMTRLALRAVARILFGTDVDAAVPVVERCFPAIGEYTLRRGYSPVNPPRSWPTPDNRRAATATDELYGVCDRIIEERRAEGEAAKGDDLLTLLARAESSEDGALDASEIRDQVLVFLLAGHETTATSLAFALHLLARHPEEQSRARAEAVRILGGRTPEAYDLDALPYLTQVLKEAMRLYPAAPVVGRRAVADAVVGGHTIPAGADVVVAPWVTHRHPRYWEDPDRFDPERFAPGADKDRPRYAWFPFGGGPRACIGQHFSMLESVLALAMILRDYELDAVDERVPVDAAITLRAKGPARCRLRRV, from the coding sequence ATGACGACGAGCGCGCGTGTGCCGGGCCCGGCCGGTCTGCCCTTGCTGGGGTCGATGTTCGACCTCAAGCGGGACTCGCTCGGCACGTATCTCGCCGCCCGCCGGGCGCACGGCGACGTGGTCCGCTTCACCGCGGGGCCTCCGGGGCTGCGGATGGAGCTGTACGCGGTCTTCTCGGCGGAGGGCGCCCAGCAGGTGCTGGCGACCGGCTCCGCCAACTTCCGCAAGGACAACGCGTTCTACGAAGAGGTCCGGGAGTCCTTCGGCAACGGACTGCTGACCAGCCAGGACGACGACTACCTGCGACAACGGCGGCTCGTGCAGCCGCTGTTCACCCGCCGCCGTGTGGACGGCTACGCCGCGGCCGTCACCGACGAGACGGCCGGGCTTCTCGCCCGCTGGGCCACGGCCCCCGACAGCACGGTGGACGTCGTCGACGAGATGACGCGGCTGGCGCTGCGGGCGGTGGCCCGCATCCTGTTCGGCACGGACGTCGATGCCGCCGTTCCCGTCGTGGAGCGCTGCTTCCCGGCCATCGGCGAATACACGCTCCGGCGCGGGTACTCCCCCGTCAATCCGCCCCGCAGCTGGCCCACTCCGGACAACCGCCGGGCCGCGACGGCGACGGACGAGCTGTACGGGGTGTGCGACCGGATCATCGAGGAGCGCCGCGCGGAGGGGGAGGCGGCGAAGGGCGACGACCTCCTGACCCTGCTCGCCCGGGCGGAGAGCTCCGAGGACGGGGCCCTGGACGCGTCCGAGATCCGCGACCAGGTGCTGGTGTTCCTGCTCGCCGGGCACGAGACGACGGCCACGTCGCTGGCGTTCGCGCTCCATCTGCTCGCCCGGCACCCGGAGGAGCAGTCCCGGGCGCGGGCGGAGGCCGTGCGCATCCTGGGGGGCCGTACTCCCGAGGCGTACGACCTCGACGCGCTGCCGTACCTCACCCAGGTGCTGAAGGAGGCGATGCGGCTCTACCCGGCCGCTCCGGTCGTCGGCCGCCGGGCGGTCGCCGACGCGGTCGTCGGCGGGCACACGATCCCGGCCGGTGCGGACGTGGTGGTGGCGCCGTGGGTGACGCACCGGCACCCCCGCTACTGGGAGGACCCGGACCGCTTCGACCCGGAGCGTTTCGCCCCGGGCGCCGACAAGGACCGTCCGCGCTACGCCTGGTTCCCGTTCGGCGGCGGGCCGCGTGCCTGCATCGGCCAGCACTTCTCGATGCTGGAGTCCGTGCTCGCGCTGGCCATGATCCTGCGCGACTACGAACTGGACGCGGTGGACGAGCGGGTCCCCGTCGACGCGGCCATCACCCTGCGCGCGAAGGGCCCGGCGCGCTGCAGGCTGCGACGCGTCTGA
- a CDS encoding DUF397 domain-containing protein, translating into MSDRLTWFTSSDSGGRGSVCAEVAPARSTSDRGDDRGGHRVGTAAPPRTVPVRGSGPGEDGPRFVVAGAAWTRFPGGVGA; encoded by the coding sequence ATGAGCGACCGACTCACGTGGTTCACGTCCAGCGACAGCGGCGGCCGGGGAAGCGTCTGCGCCGAAGTCGCCCCCGCCCGGAGCACGTCCGACCGGGGCGACGACCGGGGCGGCCACCGCGTCGGGACAGCCGCCCCGCCCCGCACCGTCCCCGTCCGTGGCTCCGGGCCCGGCGAGGACGGCCCGCGCTTCGTCGTCGCCGGCGCCGCGTGGACCCGCTTCCCCGGCGGTGTCGGCGCATGA
- the mptB gene encoding polyprenol phosphomannose-dependent alpha 1,6 mannosyltransferase MptB, whose product MWMRSAAGARRLGTAGALAVAAGGTVAGALPVREPWGLWGTHGTTVTTAGAVLAYAGLTLLVPAWWAYGRLLARGEGPGVRYTLFTLAWWAAPLVLAPPLHSADVYSYIAQGAMVLEGHDVYAHGPSVLGPDSLGADAAASVGGNWTDTPAPYGPVFLLLAKAVVWATGGTVVPAVLGMRLIAVAALVVTVWAVRGLAVECGADERRAVWLAVLNPLLLLHVVGGVHNDGLMIALMLTGVLLALRGRPIAGSAVVALAVMIKSPAALALLFIGLIVVRRGEGPLARRLVRGLPGPGLVAAAVVVAASLIGGTGFGWLRTQSVAGAIHTPLSLTSDLGQAAGLAARALTGAELATVKGAVQTLGLAAALAVIAFLAFRTLLPWRGRPALDPVYGLGLSLLVLVALSPMVQPWYLLWGTAAVAATVPAWDSPAVRVLMVLSVGLVYETAPSGHTPPYGFVLGAIACASALVALRRGATSAALAAAGGPTVPRGRASASR is encoded by the coding sequence ATGTGGATGCGGAGTGCGGCCGGCGCGCGCCGGCTGGGGACGGCCGGGGCGCTGGCCGTGGCGGCCGGAGGCACCGTCGCCGGGGCGCTGCCCGTTCGCGAGCCCTGGGGGCTGTGGGGCACCCATGGCACCACGGTGACCACGGCCGGCGCGGTCCTCGCCTACGCGGGGCTGACGCTGCTGGTGCCGGCCTGGTGGGCGTACGGCAGGCTGCTCGCGCGCGGTGAGGGGCCCGGAGTCCGGTACACGCTGTTCACGCTCGCGTGGTGGGCAGCGCCGCTCGTCCTCGCGCCCCCGCTCCACAGCGCCGACGTCTACAGCTACATCGCCCAAGGAGCGATGGTCCTCGAGGGCCACGACGTGTACGCGCACGGGCCGTCGGTGCTCGGCCCGGACTCGCTCGGTGCCGACGCGGCGGCGAGCGTCGGCGGCAACTGGACGGACACCCCTGCGCCGTACGGACCCGTGTTCCTGCTGCTGGCGAAGGCCGTGGTGTGGGCCACGGGCGGCACCGTCGTGCCCGCCGTGCTCGGGATGCGGCTGATCGCCGTCGCCGCGCTCGTCGTCACCGTGTGGGCGGTGCGCGGTCTGGCCGTCGAGTGCGGGGCGGACGAGCGCCGCGCGGTGTGGCTGGCCGTGCTCAACCCGCTCCTGCTGCTGCACGTCGTCGGCGGTGTCCACAACGACGGCCTGATGATCGCTCTCATGCTGACCGGGGTCCTGCTCGCGCTGCGCGGGAGACCGATCGCGGGCAGCGCGGTCGTCGCACTCGCCGTGATGATCAAGTCCCCGGCGGCGCTCGCGCTGCTCTTCATCGGGCTGATCGTGGTCCGCCGGGGCGAAGGGCCTCTGGCGCGGCGCCTGGTGAGGGGCCTGCCCGGCCCCGGTCTGGTGGCCGCCGCGGTCGTGGTCGCTGCGTCGCTGATCGGCGGCACCGGCTTCGGCTGGCTGCGCACGCAGAGCGTCGCCGGGGCCATCCACACGCCCCTGTCGCTCACCAGCGACCTCGGCCAGGCCGCCGGCCTCGCCGCCCGGGCCCTCACCGGCGCCGAACTCGCCACGGTGAAGGGCGCGGTGCAGACGCTCGGTCTCGCCGCCGCGCTCGCGGTGATCGCCTTCCTCGCGTTCCGGACGCTGCTCCCGTGGCGGGGCCGACCGGCTCTCGATCCCGTGTACGGCCTGGGGTTGTCGCTGCTCGTGCTGGTGGCGCTCTCGCCCATGGTGCAGCCGTGGTACCTGCTCTGGGGCACGGCGGCCGTCGCCGCGACGGTGCCGGCTTGGGACTCCCCGGCCGTCCGCGTGCTGATGGTGCTCTCCGTCGGACTGGTCTACGAGACGGCCCCCTCGGGGCACACCCCGCCGTACGGCTTCGTGCTGGGGGCGATCGCCTGCGCATCGGCGCTGGTCGCGCTGCGCCGGGGCGCAACGAGCGCGGCCCTCGCCGCCGCTGGCGGACCGACCGTCCCGCGAGGGCGTGCCAGCGCCTCTCGATGA
- a CDS encoding N-acyl-D-amino-acid deacylase family protein: protein MDLVIRDVRVVDGSGGDSYRADVGIRDGRIGAIAREGGGERPSGRRVLDAHGLALSPGFIDMHAHSDLALLRDPDHSAKAAQGVTLEVLGQDGLSYAPVDDRTLAQVRTAITGWNGDGSDVDVDWRTVGEYLDRIDRQGTAVNAAYLVPQGTVRMYAVGWDDRPATDAELAHMKQLVAEGLEQGAVGMSSGLTYTPGMYATGSELTELCRVVASYDGYYCPHHRSYGAGALEAYEEMVRLTRDAGCALHLAHATMNFGVNRGRAPELLALLDAALDAGADISLDTYPYTPGCTTLVATLPSWASEGGPEATLARLADDTTAGRIRHHMEVLGSDGCHGVPVEWDTIEISGVTEPSLAPFVGRTVAESAALRGEEPWITARGLLLADRLGSTILQHVGHEENVRAIMRHRVHTGGSDGILQGDKPHPRAYGTFPHYLGRYARELGVLSLEETVAHLTSRPAARLRLPDRGLVREGYRADLVLFDPDTVAAGSTFDAPRTLPNGIPHVLIDGTFVIEDGRRTSALAGRSVRRGR from the coding sequence ATGGACCTGGTCATCCGTGACGTACGCGTCGTCGACGGCAGCGGCGGTGACTCCTACCGTGCCGACGTCGGCATCCGGGACGGCCGGATCGGCGCCATCGCCCGGGAGGGCGGGGGCGAGCGGCCCAGCGGGCGGCGCGTCCTGGACGCCCACGGTCTCGCCCTCTCCCCCGGCTTCATCGACATGCACGCCCACAGCGACCTCGCGCTGCTGCGCGACCCGGACCACAGCGCCAAGGCCGCCCAGGGCGTGACCCTCGAAGTGCTCGGCCAGGACGGGCTGTCGTACGCGCCCGTGGACGACCGGACTCTCGCCCAGGTCCGCACGGCCATCACGGGCTGGAACGGCGACGGTTCCGACGTCGACGTCGACTGGCGCACCGTCGGCGAGTACCTCGACCGCATCGACCGGCAGGGCACGGCCGTCAACGCCGCCTACCTCGTCCCGCAGGGAACCGTCCGGATGTACGCGGTCGGCTGGGACGACCGCCCCGCCACGGACGCCGAGCTCGCGCACATGAAACAGCTCGTCGCCGAGGGCCTGGAGCAGGGGGCCGTCGGGATGTCGTCCGGCCTCACGTACACCCCCGGCATGTACGCGACCGGCTCCGAACTCACCGAACTGTGCCGGGTCGTGGCCTCGTACGACGGCTACTACTGCCCCCACCACCGCAGTTACGGGGCCGGAGCCCTGGAGGCGTACGAGGAGATGGTCCGGCTCACCCGGGACGCCGGCTGCGCCCTCCACCTCGCCCACGCCACCATGAACTTCGGCGTGAACAGGGGCCGGGCTCCCGAACTGCTGGCCCTGCTGGACGCGGCGCTCGACGCGGGCGCCGACATCTCCCTCGACACCTACCCGTACACCCCGGGCTGCACCACGCTCGTCGCGACCCTCCCGAGCTGGGCGAGCGAGGGCGGCCCGGAGGCCACCCTGGCGCGGCTCGCCGACGACACCACCGCCGGACGGATCCGCCACCACATGGAGGTCCTCGGCTCCGACGGCTGCCACGGCGTGCCCGTCGAGTGGGACACGATCGAGATCTCGGGCGTCACCGAGCCCTCGCTGGCGCCGTTCGTCGGCCGGACCGTAGCGGAGAGCGCGGCACTCCGCGGCGAGGAGCCCTGGATCACGGCGCGCGGACTGCTGCTGGCCGACCGGCTCGGCTCCACGATCCTCCAGCACGTCGGCCACGAGGAGAACGTCCGCGCGATCATGCGCCACCGCGTCCACACCGGCGGCAGCGACGGCATCCTCCAGGGCGACAAGCCGCACCCGCGCGCCTACGGCACCTTCCCGCACTACCTCGGCCGCTACGCCCGCGAACTGGGCGTCCTCTCCCTGGAGGAGACGGTCGCCCACCTCACCTCCCGCCCGGCCGCCCGCCTCCGGCTGCCGGACCGCGGCCTGGTCCGCGAGGGCTACCGGGCGGACCTCGTCCTCTTCGACCCGGACACGGTCGCGGCGGGCTCCACCTTCGACGCCCCGCGCACCCTGCCGAACGGCATCCCCCACGTCCTGATCGACGGCACCTTCGTCATCGAGGACGGGAGGCGCACGTCCGCCCTGGCGGGACGGTCGGTCCGCCGGGGGCGGTGA
- a CDS encoding amino acid deaminase, translating to MPADNTVEGLDRLERETVDHRFKALPPDAEGLTVGELAAQRRNLFTGGFTTPVLALSAESLEHNLALLETYAERHGLAFAPHGKTSMSPQLFARQLERGAWGITAAVPHQLRVYRAHGIRRVFLANELVDPVALRWLAGELERDPDFRFICYVDSVRGVELMAEALHGAARPVDVVVELGAGDGARTGARSEADCTAVADAVASTTALRLVGVAGYEGEVPDATPERVRDWLHRLVSLAVSFDKDGRFADTDEIVVSAGGSAWFDTVAEVFAEELPSLSRPVLKLLRSGAYVSHDDGHYRHLTPFNRMPEEGALEPAFRLWAQVVSRPTGQQAFANAGKRDAAYDLDLPEAQVVRDARDGSVRPAAGITVTGLSDQHAWLRTDEDADLEVGDWIGMGLSHPCTSFDKWQLIPVAEADGTVTDYIRTFF from the coding sequence ATGCCCGCCGACAACACCGTCGAAGGCCTCGACCGGCTCGAGCGCGAGACCGTCGACCACCGCTTCAAGGCGCTCCCCCCGGACGCCGAGGGCCTGACCGTCGGCGAGCTGGCCGCCCAGCGGCGCAACCTCTTCACCGGCGGCTTCACCACTCCCGTACTCGCCCTCTCCGCGGAGTCCCTCGAGCACAACCTCGCCCTGTTGGAGACGTACGCCGAGCGCCACGGTCTCGCGTTCGCCCCGCACGGCAAGACCTCCATGTCCCCGCAGCTCTTCGCCCGCCAACTGGAGCGCGGGGCCTGGGGCATCACCGCCGCCGTCCCGCACCAGCTGCGTGTCTACCGCGCCCACGGGATCCGGCGCGTCTTCCTCGCCAACGAACTCGTCGACCCGGTGGCGCTGCGCTGGCTCGCCGGGGAGCTGGAGCGGGACCCCGACTTCCGGTTCATCTGCTACGTCGACTCCGTGCGCGGCGTGGAGCTGATGGCCGAGGCACTGCACGGTGCCGCCCGGCCGGTGGACGTCGTCGTGGAGCTCGGTGCCGGCGACGGCGCCCGTACCGGTGCCCGCAGCGAGGCGGACTGCACCGCCGTCGCCGACGCGGTCGCCTCGACCACGGCCCTGCGGCTGGTCGGTGTCGCGGGCTACGAGGGCGAGGTCCCGGACGCGACGCCCGAACGGGTGCGCGACTGGCTGCACCGGCTCGTCTCGCTCGCCGTCTCGTTCGACAAGGACGGCCGCTTCGCGGACACGGACGAGATCGTGGTCAGCGCCGGCGGCAGCGCCTGGTTCGACACGGTCGCCGAGGTGTTCGCCGAAGAACTGCCCTCGCTGTCCCGCCCGGTGCTGAAGCTGCTGCGCTCCGGCGCGTACGTCTCCCACGACGACGGCCACTACAGGCATCTGACGCCGTTCAACCGGATGCCCGAGGAGGGCGCGCTGGAGCCGGCGTTCCGCCTCTGGGCCCAGGTCGTGTCCCGGCCGACGGGGCAGCAGGCGTTCGCCAACGCGGGCAAGCGGGACGCCGCGTACGACCTCGACCTCCCCGAGGCGCAGGTCGTCCGGGACGCCCGCGACGGGTCGGTGCGCCCGGCCGCCGGGATCACGGTCACCGGCCTGTCGGACCAGCACGCGTGGCTGAGGACGGACGAGGACGCGGACCTGGAGGTCGGGGACTGGATCGGCATGGGCCTGTCCCACCCGTGCACGTCCTTCGACAAGTGGCAGCTGATCCCGGTGGCCGAGGCGGACGGCACCGTCACGGACTACATCCGCACCTTCTTCTGA